A genomic segment from Triticum dicoccoides isolate Atlit2015 ecotype Zavitan chromosome 1A, WEW_v2.0, whole genome shotgun sequence encodes:
- the LOC119274572 gene encoding uncharacterized protein LOC119274572 — MASQPPPPPPPTPKKKKKSPSPAPTTICALGDDLLREVFLCLPSLPSLVRASLTCRPFLGAVRSSPAFRRRFSDLHSPPLLGIFLSIHDPALPAFAPTRRLSDVDHAAAIRGADVFLTLLPEDDKDADREWAMEDCRDGYVVLVNWGIKQMAVYDPLTRALDLFSAPPDKICSGMHVEFHMLGSEECHGEFRVASVCHDEWGAQAAVFSSDSREWQVFPFSEDGHCNHDGTMVNGFLYWTFTSGANILVLNTATL, encoded by the coding sequence ATGGCCtcccagccaccgccgccgccgccgccgactccgaagaagaagaagaaatccccgTCACCCGCTCCCACCACCATATGCGCCCTCGGCGACGACCTTCTGCGCGAGGTATTCCTCTGCCTCCCCTCCCTCCCGAGCCTCGTTCGCGCCTCCCTCACCTGCCGCCCTTTTCTCGGCGCCGTCCGTTCGTCGCCTGCATTCCGCCGCCGGTTCAGCGACCTCCACTCGCCCCCGCTCCTAGGAATCTTCCTCAGCATCCACGACCCCGCCTTGCCAGCCTTTGCGCCCACCCGCCGCCTCTCCGACGTGGACCACGCCGCCGCCATCCGCGGCGCCGATGTCTTCCTTACCCTGCTCCCCGAAGACGATAAGGACGCCGATCGCGAGTGGGCAATGGAAGACTGCCGCGACGGATATGTCGTTCTCGTCAACTGGGGAATCAAGCAAATGGCTGTCTACGATCCCCTCACACGGGCCCTGGATCTCTTCTCCGCGCCACCGGACAAGATCTGCAGCGGCATGCACGTTGAGTTCCACATGCTCGGCTCTGAAGAATGCCACGGGGAGTTCCGCGTTGCCTCTGTCTGTCATGACGAGTGGGGGGCGCAAGCTGCCGTGTTCTCATCAGATAGCAGAGAGTGGCAGGTTTTCCCGTTTTCAGAGGATGGTCACTGCAATCATGATGGTACAATGGTGAATGGGTTTCTTTATTGGACATTTACAAGCGGAGCCAATATCCTTGTGCTGAACACCGCTACACTGTAA